Proteins co-encoded in one Deltaproteobacteria bacterium genomic window:
- a CDS encoding biotin--[acetyl-CoA-carboxylase] ligase: MSKVQSPKLRRQSRRRMSGPAARDFATALRTRLQTKTIGHPFHFFPTIDSTNIYAARLAREGATEGTIVIADAQSGGKGRLGRSWVSPPGVNLYLSVILRPSVSAGVAPQLNLLTAVAVANAIADVCQLRPVIKWPNDVLVNGKKVCGILAEMQTEAGALRAVILGIGVNINAPLSAFPEELHGKASSLLLVSGRTIERSTFTASLLTHLEKYYVLWIEQGFAALRMPWEQYASEVLGKRIAVAAPEGTVTGTALGLDNDGALLVQSETDGVVHRLLAGDVSVIGGYDRGETHDPRR; encoded by the coding sequence CAGAGTCGAAGGCGTATGAGTGGTCCTGCTGCACGAGATTTTGCCACTGCCTTGCGGACCCGACTGCAAACGAAGACTATCGGCCATCCCTTTCATTTTTTTCCGACCATCGATTCGACTAATATCTATGCGGCTCGACTCGCCCGCGAAGGCGCAACAGAAGGGACGATTGTTATCGCCGATGCGCAGAGTGGCGGGAAAGGACGGCTGGGACGCAGTTGGGTCTCCCCGCCAGGGGTCAATCTCTATCTCTCGGTGATTTTACGCCCATCGGTTTCCGCTGGCGTCGCCCCCCAATTGAATCTGCTTACGGCTGTTGCCGTAGCCAATGCGATTGCCGACGTTTGCCAGCTTCGTCCTGTCATTAAGTGGCCCAATGATGTGCTGGTCAACGGCAAGAAGGTTTGCGGCATTTTGGCTGAGATGCAAACTGAGGCAGGCGCATTGCGCGCGGTCATTCTCGGCATTGGTGTCAATATCAATGCACCGCTCTCAGCCTTTCCAGAAGAACTGCACGGTAAAGCCTCCTCCCTCCTTTTGGTCAGCGGGAGGACCATTGAGCGCAGCACCTTTACCGCCAGTCTGCTGACCCATCTTGAGAAGTACTATGTTCTATGGATAGAACAGGGATTCGCTGCACTACGGATGCCGTGGGAGCAGTACGCATCCGAGGTATTAGGGAAGCGGATCGCGGTTGCCGCACCTGAAGGCACGGTTACAGGAACTGCGCTCGGGCTCGACAATGATGGAGCATTACTGGTGCAGAGCGAGACCGATGGAGTTGTCCACCGGCTATTAGCCGGAGATGTTAGTGTAATTGGCGGATACGATCGTGGAGAAACGCATGATCCTCGTCGTTGA
- a CDS encoding type III pantothenate kinase — MILVVDVGNTHTVIGLYQGKKLSHHWRLLTEAERTADEYGVLLRSLFSASDLVFSTVQGIVVSSVVPPMNNVMEELARKYFRLSPLMVGPGIKTGMPILYDNPREVGADRIVNAVAAYDRYHDVTIVVDFGTATTFDYVTKAGEYLGGAIVPGVGISLDALFHKTAKLYRVEMVKPPHAVGRNTVHAIQSGIFFGYTALVDGMVERIQKEHKVKARVIATGGFAQLIASESATIEEVDEFLTLEGLRILYERNQ, encoded by the coding sequence ATGATCCTCGTCGTTGACGTTGGCAATACACATACAGTGATTGGACTGTATCAGGGGAAGAAACTGTCCCATCACTGGCGGCTCCTCACTGAGGCCGAACGCACCGCAGATGAGTATGGCGTTCTGCTGCGTAGTTTGTTTTCTGCTTCTGACTTAGTCTTTTCAACTGTACAGGGAATCGTCGTATCGAGTGTTGTCCCTCCCATGAACAACGTCATGGAAGAACTTGCCCGTAAGTATTTTCGCCTGTCGCCACTGATGGTTGGGCCAGGCATCAAGACGGGGATGCCGATTTTGTATGACAACCCACGTGAGGTTGGTGCCGACCGCATCGTCAACGCGGTAGCAGCGTATGATCGGTATCATGACGTGACGATCGTCGTCGATTTCGGTACAGCAACCACCTTCGATTACGTCACCAAGGCTGGCGAGTATCTGGGCGGCGCGATCGTGCCTGGTGTGGGCATTTCGCTTGATGCCTTGTTTCACAAGACAGCCAAACTCTATCGTGTCGAAATGGTCAAACCGCCGCATGCCGTGGGACGGAATACCGTGCACGCAATTCAGTCAGGAATATTCTTTGGGTACACCGCACTCGTGGACGGGATGGTTGAACGAATTCAAAAAGAACATAAAGTGAAAGCCCGCGTCATCGCGACTGGTGGCTTTGCGCAGTTGATCGCGTCTGAATCTGCAACGATTGAAGAAGTGGATGAGTTTTTGACGCTGGAAGGATTACGGATATTGTACGAACGAAATCAATAA